One Vitis vinifera cultivar Pinot Noir 40024 chromosome 8, ASM3070453v1 genomic window carries:
- the LOC100249969 gene encoding pentatricopeptide repeat-containing protein At2g38420, mitochondrial, with product MAMLRPPSFSKTNFLRKRRKWPLSPYKATWHETFHHRQAMQTLKNTIANQSPSPQSPSNSQFLSILIDSFRIYNSDPTPNAYRFVISTLTRCRQFHHLPPLLHRLEKVEKFETPEFIFTNLIKVYGNANMFEDAVDLFFRIPNFRCVPSVYSLNALLYVLCKRREGLVMVPQILLKSQAMNIRLEESSFRILVAALCRIKKHNYAIRILNYMLNDGYAVDAKMCSIILSSLCEQKGLSGDEVLRFMEEMRKLGFYPGRVDCNNVIRFLVKEGMVMDALGVFDQMKTDGIKPDTVSYTMILNGVTADGDYEKADDLFDEMLVLGVVPDIHAYNVYINSLCKQNNIEEGVRMLASMRELGCKPDYVTYNMLLEGMSKVRDLGGMRELAREMELEGVQWNWETYRIMLDGLVGKGEIDESCSLLEEMLDKYFSCWCSTFDEIICELCQRGLVCKALQLVNKMVRKTIAPGARAWEALLLGSVEFSFAETSLTELVNPIQIHPARLPEHQP from the coding sequence ATGGCGATGCTTAGACCACCTTCTTTCTCAAAAACCAATTTTCTGAGGAAAAGAAGAAAGTGGCCCCTCTCACCCTACAAAGCTACATGGCACGAGACCTTCCATCATCGCCAAGCCATGCAAACCCTCAAAAACACCATCGCAAACCAATCACCATCACCACAGAGCCCCAGCAATTCTCAGTTTCTCTCTATTCTCATAGACTCCTTCAGAATCTACAACTCCGATCCCACCCCCAATGCCTACCGCTTCGTCATCAGTACCCTAACCCGATGCCGGCAATTCCACCATCTTCCTCCTCTCCTCCACCGCCTTGAAAAAGTTGAGAAGTTCGAGACCCCGGAATTTATTTTCACCAATCTGATCAAAGTTTACGGCAACGCCAACATGTTTGAAGACGCCGTCGACCTTTTCTTTAGAATTCCGAACTTTAGGTGCGTCCCATCTGTTTACTCTCTCAATGCTCTTCTCTATGTGCTTTGTAAGAGAAGAGAGGGCCTTGTAATGGTTCCTCAGATCTTGTTGAAGAGCCAGGCTATGAATATCCGGCTGGAGGAATCGAGTTTTCGGATATTAGTTGCTGCTCTTTGTAGAATAAAAAAGCATAATTATGCGATTCGGATATTGAATTATATGTTGAACGATGGGTACGCTGTTGATGCGAAAATGTGCTCTATTATACTGTCGTCCCTTTGTGAACAAAAGGGTTTATCAGGTGATGAGGTTCTGAGGTTtatggaggaaatgaggaaacTTGGGTTTTATCCTGGTAGAGTGGATTGCAATAATGTGATTAGGTTTTTGGTGAAGGAAGGGATGGTGATGGATGCTTTAGGTGTTTTTGATCAGATGAAAACTGATGGAATTAAGCCTGATACTGTTTCTTATACCATGATTTTAAATGGGGTTACCGCGGATGGGGATTATGAGAAGGCGGACGACCTGTTTGATGAAATGCTTGTACTGGGTGTGGTTCCTGATATTCATGCTTACAATGTTTATATAAACAGTTTGTGCAAGCAGAATAATATTGAAGAGGGAGTCAGGATGCTTGCTTCTATGAGAGAGTTGGGGTGCAAGCCTGATTATGTTACTTATAATATGCTCTTGGAGGGGATGTCTAAAGTTAGGGATCTGGGTGGGATGAGGGAGCTTGCGAGGGAGATGGAGTTGGAGGGTGTACAGTGGAACTGGGAAACTTACAGGATTATGCTTGATGGTTTAGTTGGCAAAGGTGAAATCGATGAGTCATGCAGCTTGTTGGAGGAAATGTTGGACAAGTATTTCTCTTGTTGGTGTTCGACATTTGATGAAATAATTTGTGAGTTGTGCCAAAGGGGATTGGTTTGTAAAGCACTGCAATTGGTGAACAAAATGGTCAGAAAGACCATTGCTCCTGGGGCTAGGGCCTGGGAAGCGCTACTCCTTGGTTCTGTTGAATTCAGTTTTGCAGAAACCAGTTTGACTGAATTGGTCAACCCTATACAAATTCACCCAGCTAGATTGCCAGAACATCAACCTTAA